The genomic segment GGGGTCCGTAGGCCGCGCGGTACTGCTGGTTGCAAGATCAAACCGGACATCTTTATACCTCACGATATCCGGCAAGCCGATTTCAACAACCTCACGGTCGAATTGCTCGCCATCGCCACCGAAACCGGAATCGATAGCCCGAACTCGCAAGGTCAAGCCTTCAAATGAAAACTTCCCTCGCAGGTCATCGAGCACCACCCAGCCACCATCCTCTTTGAGCCGATACGCAACACGTGCGCCACATTTTTTGGTCTGATCGGTACACTGGCCGAAATGGTTATTCTCAACAGGTCCGCCCACCTCGTTGATACTGATATCCCCTGACAGGTATATGCCGCCTTGGCCCGACACATCTGATAAAGCTTCATCCTGCAGTGGAGACATCTCAGCCATAGAGGTTGCCGGCAACAGCGAGAGAAAGAGCAGAGCACACGATAAAAACTGAAGGATCGATCCAGTTAGCTTCATGGGGCGAGGTCCTTGGTTTGTATCTTCAGGTGTTGAACAATCATGCCTTCGATTCGAGCGGAGCCGAAATCTTTGTTTGTGACACTAAGATTGCCAATACTGACATTGCTGCGGTATTCAGGATTCGAATAATAGTCGTTATAAAAATCCCAGGTTGCGGGATCACTGTCGGCCCGTAGCCCGCTTTCTCCAATCGTTCCAGCCTTGGGCATCGCTATCGGATCAACTTCAAGCAGAAAATTGCCCATTCCATCCACATCAAAAAATACTGGCTGCAGACTATTTCCAATGGCAAGCTCCATAACGAAATCGGACATAGTGATTCTGGAGCTGCATGCGCTACCGTCTTGAGAACAGGCGTTGATTGAGACTTCCGGCGAATAGAGATTCAATCGGAATTGGCCGGCCATCTGGCGTCGCTCGTCATCACCCCAAAGCCGGATATAGCTGCCATCGACAACTGCGCTGCGGGCGTGAATGTTGAGGTTCGGCGAACGATCAGTTCCGACAGCGACGTTCATCTGCAGACCGATATCAGCTCGCTCCCCCCTCCAGTTTTCTGTTGCGGGCCGACTCGAGCACTGACCGGAACCGACAACAGCGGTCGTCGAAAGGCAGTCGAACCCTTCGGTGGCTGACGTTAACGCTGGTGCTGCCAGCTCTAGAATTGCCATATCAGGGACACCAATGTTGTCCCCATCAACTACGTCGATACGCCAGGGATTTGTAAGTCGCCCGAGGTTGACCGGCGTCAGTTGCTCTCCATAATGGCTCCCCGCTCCGGCGATATAGAGATGATTGACGGTAATATCAACATCTTGGCCATCGCTACTTTTAATACCGGTGAGCCGGAAGACCCTAGCTTGATCGCCGTTGACATCGGGCCCGTCGGTACCGTGTGAAAATATGAAGTCGTCGAACACAAGACCAATACCCGCGCCATCAACTTCTGACAACTCAGTGTCATCGAGTGACTTCAGCTCGGCATCTACGACAATCGGCCACCCTAGCGTTAGAAAAACGCCAAAGACCAAATCAAGACAAGGCTGTATGGAGCAAAATCGCGCAGTTATTCCCATCAGAATAACCCTCGTCCGCGATCTATATACTCTGTTCGAAGGCGCTCGATCCCATCGAGCGCTTGCTGGAGATTAACCTGAACCGCACCATTCGGAATATTAAAAAAAGCACCTTGGGTGGCCCTTATAAAATCCTGTGGCGAGAGGTTCTGTTTATCTACATTTTTTAGCCATTCCAGATCTTTGGTTTGAAACGATAGAAAAAGCCCGTCGACAGGACCTGTCAGTAGGTTTTTACCGTCAACCTCAGTGACTTCACCTATCGGAAAACTGCTATATGATGGCAATTCAAAACAAGCGTCTATGCCCATGATCAAGCAGTTTTCTGCGTAGACATGAATATCGCCCGCTGGACACGACCAAAAATTACAACTAGGTACTTCAATTCTAGAGCTTGACCCACCCGCCAGAAAGTTTTTCAGGGCCCAGCGGGTGAATCCACTCGCACCTTCAAGCACAAACTTTTCGCCATTGGGTATACCAATGTACTCACCGCGCACGAGATCAAGTTCGCCAATATTCGGATCGCCTTCAGCGCCATAAACTAATTGTCCTTTGGTTTGCAGCGGGCTCTCACCTTCCAACAGAGGTGTAAGCGCTTTAATTATCTGATCTGCCACATTACCATTGGATTCGGCGTTTTTTAGACCTTCACCTCTGTCGACAATGTCTATATTAACGTTACCGGTTAGACTTCTGATCGCCCCTGACAACATCCCCATGGCATCGCCGAAACCAAGGCGAACGCCAACAACTTCATTGCTCACTGTGTCTTGAGCGATTTCAAAAAATGGATTACTGATTAGAAAGGGAACGATTTCACCGTCGGCATAGTCAGCTCCATCTGGCTTACGCTGTCGTGGCACTGAGGAATTCTTACCCGAGTAATAGCTCTGGTTATTGATGTACCCGAGAGAGAAATCTTCGATAAGCAGATCAGAGCTTCCCGCCTTTTCACCCGCTCGGTCGTACCTCCCGAGCTCAAGGACTTCAATATTGGTCTGAACCTCTATATCCAT from the Marinobacter sp. MDS2 genome contains:
- a CDS encoding DUF6160 family protein codes for the protein MKLTGSILQFLSCALLFLSLLPATSMAEMSPLQDEALSDVSGQGGIYLSGDISINEVGGPVENNHFGQCTDQTKKCGARVAYRLKEDGGWVVLDDLRGKFSFEGLTLRVRAIDSGFGGDGEQFDREVVEIGLPDIVRYKDVRFDLATSSTARPTDPGFQQTTIFAAEMRGNVVMQGNLLVFPDGNP